The following nucleotide sequence is from Cucumis melo cultivar AY chromosome 1, USDA_Cmelo_AY_1.0, whole genome shotgun sequence.
AGTGGCTAgtttgccgactcaatatgcttatcattttggggataaGATCGAGTGAGAAGCTGGAAACAAAATCCCGACTTTAggataagtagataagtgttcttttaaatattttagattaaattaaatataagatatttaatttagcaattaattaattatagaattaattagtaatttaatttaattctatttaattaaatcaagttataggttatgtgagagatgtTCAtgcaaatatgatttaattttgttagaattttgtcaaaaaaaaattatgagattatcttttattaatgagttatttaatttcaaaaagataaaagatcctcGTTTATTTTAggagttttatattattatcttttttagaTTATTCTTGAGGAAATATACATATACACTACAAAACTTATGGGTTCTGGTACGACTGACAAACAAAGAAAGCTTTTGGAGCTATTATTCGAATTTGTATTGCAGTAACCATGAGCGAAAGAAGGTAGTGCGATTATCTATCTATGGTCTCAACATGTTGATCTGTGATGAACTTAATGATAAGTAATGTAAAAGAAGAAGTAGTGATCAAGAGATCACCTTAAACTCAGGAGAAGTATGAAGatatcttcaagaagattcactCATATGTTCAAGGAGAGCCTAAATTCTTAAGTTATTAAATACTTTAAGATAATCATATATTTGACCAAAGTACCACTGGCTatattgatgtatattgactattgtgaattttaataatattactcatctgagTTGTGCGCAGCTCCCCAAACGTAGGTGGTATTTGTCGAATTGGGTTACTGAAgttttttatgttatttatttctactgtccctctagctaatacattagttaattactttagaattaactagaGGATATATTGATTATCTCATAACTTTTtcaaaatgaaatattaattaagtatgacttaattaattattaatttagtattaagttaattttcataaatataacaaaataccaaaatatttacggtccgtgtaacaaaatcaaaaagcccAGGAAGCTGGTAAAATTTTACAGATGATTcgtcacttctttttcttcttcttcattgcaAGTTATTCATCTTCACTTCccaattttctttcttctatttttattcatcttctatttctttatttctttgttcatcttctctttatttctttcttcttctttttttttcttccagtTCCTCTTCTAAAAtatcaagatcatttaaatatcaatttgatatgatctaaacgatcgcttacctagTCAATGCGaccgtttagcatggtcaacaagatttgaagctcttttcacattgtttaaaaagaactacacgattatgtggatatgatctaaacgatcgcataccATTATCAAcccgatcatttagatttgaagcattttttcccatttttaaaagaaactacatgatcgtgttgATATTACCTATACGATAatgttgatactacctacatgatcgtgtatcatttcctacatgatcgcatatcatgatcgtttagaagaagaattacacagGTGCGTGTGGTCAATTAATTGCATGTTGACTACGGCATTTTTGGCATCGGCTTGttggcttttttcgttttcaaaattattctgtACACTGTAAATtttttgccactttgttatatttttattaattaattatttaatattaatattaatattaatattaatttaatttaatttaatttaaattaataaatcccTTACATAAGGGAGTAATTTGAGGCAACTTGGGATGTTTTCCCACGTATCCCAAAAATCTCTCTACTTTCCTATTCTTCAGGAGGAAGAAAGAGGAGGAGCGTATGTTAATACGTATGATGGCTCCTTTATGAAACCTGAAGGTTCTTTGCAAATTTTCTCATAAAGAAAAGGAACAATTTCTCTCTTCTTCCCAAAAATCTTTTTGGTTACTATaaaccaaaatctcaaattGCTTAAAGATTAGggggttttcaagtggtggtgtccAATTTTGGTGTTTTGGTAGATAGAGAAACTTTAACAAGAGTAAGTCCCTAttatttgtatttgtatttttttaagaaagcatgtttaaccatgaATTTGTTTTAGGTTACATTAAGTTTTATTTATGTAATTTGTTCAAATGTACTAGTTTTTTTAAATCATAATTAAATTTGGATTTAATGGTTCTATTCATTTTTTCCTTTGCAAAGGGTTTTTATCCCTTCAATGAGTAAAATTGTCATAAGGAGACAACGTGAATTCGTTGGGCTCATAATTTTAATATATGTGTTGTATGTGTTTTTCTACTTTGATATGGTTGTGGTTttatataacaattttaaaataattttaattttttacgTTCTACTTTTTGTCTTCTGCATTATTTCTGATTATATGGACTGTGATGCATTAATCGTAAGTAAAATTATGATCGTAAGTAAAATTACGATTTTGGTCAAATAAAAATgtagaataattaattaacGGTGGATTTATGGGTTTTTCTCGATCATTACCCTAAAACGGATCATATTTCAGTGGATGTGAATTTTTGCTTAAATAAATAGACCAATATTAGATActtgttgtttttttttcttttacttctcaagaatatatatatattttgtttccatgcaaacatttatatatattttttcggTTAGTCATGTGATCCTACTATTCGAATTATGTTCAAGAATTATTTATGTATCACAGGTGGCTTAAAGAAAATGTGTTGGTTTGTACTTTTTTGGAACTTAAATGTTGTTTTCtaaagtttcttttttattattatgcaTTAGTTTgtttcatatatatatgtatgtatgtatatataatttgtttagATTTTTGCGATCAtttgtaaatgagaatttttttaaaaaaaaattatttgtttaatttatcTTGTTTTGAAGATGTTGGACTTCAACAAACTTTAACTCAGTTTCTGTAATTGGGTTGCCCAtgcactacaagagacgggggtactcccgacgcacaaatacgtcggcgaaaatgcaaagtacgtccggaaaggatatcccgacgtacaaaacggcgttggaaagaacgtcgggagaaatgcgtcgcgagaggctttcccgacgccgtaccaacTCGGCGTCAGGAAAACCTTATTCCCGATgccgtctatgccgacgcatctcccggcgtcgggaaaacctgttTTCCGACGTTTGTTTCCCGAtgtaatgaacgtcgggaaatcttttttatatatttttttaaatattttatttttacttttttccttataatattttgctcaaacattcacaatgatgttcggattgctcaaaaaaatttcgcgacgttttggattaaattaaaataaattaataaatatacaaacacaaattaaaaaatagaattaaaattaataatacgaataagttgactacaacaaaatatagttctcaaaatagaaaaaacataaacataatgaaaaatctcccaacgaggtgcgtatgcgcgtcattctacaccttcgatcctaaaaatggtacaaaaataactaagtttaatacataatcatatattgcaaaaacttaagaataatagagacatatacgacgtaccgcagagctagggatcatgtggtggtccctgttgtgcacgagttaggtcttcaatcatctttttcatagatTCCACtagtgaagctaatgcttggtgatttctatcttgtacttcaatccgttccaaagcttcatggagtttagcttgtaattcaatctctttttgtgtggactgcgaataagatgtcgacgaactgcttgcacttgccgttctgcgggcctttggcttgggtccccaaccaaggccttttgagtagccttgTCGTCTActcaacacctgatcgcatatctcatcctcagagagtggctgactaccctctggggtaggctgggattggagttccagcatttgattctgcaacaaatttaaaaattatgttaggtaacgcgcaaaaatatataataaaagtggataattaataagggtataatttacatgcgcatcctcggcggtctgcgacacgaatgtcccagctcgaacgtgtgtttcccgaaacaattccacacgatcaACCGGCTGCCttcttctttcagcgagctcatactgtcttggacccgctactatgattgcaaggctgcttctgtctagcagccttgtttgtccgtgattgctcctgcattaaaacaattatattgtttatttcttatacatattaaaacttgttatcataattaatcatgacaaatacctggaatccacggctgatataatggtcgcagaggaagtgccaatcctcatcacgtccaaccaatgcgtttggtgggttggcacgagcctcttctaggtcgctgtactttttgaaatgtctatgacagtcggcccggaactctttaaaggtcgtgagcatctgatgctcaataaacctgttcattgcttgatcattgaaatcaagcacaaacaatcgctacacattacaaacataacgcATTAGATTCGTTAAAGTTAGATatatttcaaatgaaatcatatataaatgtgtagtgcatttaattacctggaggtcgcccttgacgacctcaatgtattctctcccaacgtccgcccatttaagacagcggacgggaaatgtctttcccACGCACACGCTTATCGCCTGACTGAAGGgaacggcgtgtggagaaataggcttctccgctccaggggcgatcgtcatcggaatgcgcccatttattgcaacgtggcgctctaactccaagagtcgagactgcgcacgtctcctaggagtcggagtcgtttgttgagaagaagaccctgctcaataaatagacaataacatataaagttagaaacccctacatgaaatatttgtaagttaaaaatgaagaaaattcttagactcacccgtattgtcgcccacagatgacgaccctcccgcaatgttatctaaatcctcctcaaactggaggaacatatcgtccgtctccataaaatttgatcgtcaatatgacataatgactatggacatatagaaaataaacattcaataaccaaatacgaacacatagctagaatcaaaatatataaactagatataaatatgtgcatacgtggtttaatttttcactataattcctcatcgcttgcatgtgacaagtgttcatccacatcgtcgatgaagtcgtcagtgacatgacgcacaaccggtctttcaacgattgtgggatcaacgtcatttctgcatagagtgtcattctcgatgtggtcatccacttggtggcttacaacaacttctactatattaatatggtcattctgaacatccttcacttctggcacgtcccaaatacgcttattttggatgacttgcacaactttccaattgctaccattttttagatcatctacataaaaaacttgatgtgcttgagtTGCAAGAATTACAGGTTTCTCCGCGTACCAAAAACGGGATGTGTTAAGAGATTTGTACCCTACTTCAATGTGTGtcgttctttgacttttgtttacgtctgtgtcataccaccgacacttaaatagccatacatttcttcccaatggatattgtacgtgcaacacttcgtccagaacatcgtagaaattattgtctccagttccacttgcatcgctttcaccaatgaccattATTCCACTATTTTGAGTAGTACGTCGAGAATCAAGTTCAATAGTGTGAAATCTTACACCACCTacgatgcatccattgtaacaacgaaCGTCAAAGGATGGTCCCATCGATAGTAAAAAGAAATCATCAGATAGGTTTGCAGACTGACGCAGTTCTAACACCTGTGCTCGAAACCATTCAGGGAATGCTCGTTCATGTATTTTATACAAATCCATAGAATTTTGAGCATGTCGACGTTGgagcctcaaatgtttcctaatagagatgagtttaatttctgtaagaataatatataacaaatatttaaaaattacaaagatgatgaatatgcttacttgcgatactctgATATTTCGTCAGCGTTATTCagtatgtaccaatggaagagtcgtttctcttcctctgatatagcacgaacacttgatgcacctaagggtcgtactttctgcttgaaaatttcaaagtcaccaattacctcgttctctacaatggtatcatcatttcgctcatctcttgtgaatcgagTCTCTATACCACGTAGGTAACTTGAACAAAAGGTGCTAGATTCATTCATGACATAGCCTTCTGCAATTGACCCCTCCacgtgctttgtttctaacatactGCGTTAACATtcgtagacttctttcaatcggatacatccaactataagaaACCGGACCAGTAATCTTCGTTTCATATAGTAAGTGAACGACAAGGTGGACCATAACGCTAAAAaaggcaggtggaaatattctttccaacttacaaagtatgattatgatatctacTTGCAATCTGTCtagatcacttactcttatcgttcgGGCGCACAAGTCAcggaaaaaattacataattcggTTATAGCAGTGTATACGTTCTTcggtaagaatgctcgaataccaattggtagcagtcgatgtaataaaacatgacaatcatgcGTTTTTAGTTCTGATATTTTCCCctctctttcatgcacacatctcgatatattggaaacaaatccatcagcaaacttaactgatttcagaaacttacaaaactctactcgttcactggtagtcaacgtgtagctcgcatgtggcttcaccaatcgattacccacttctacaagatgtaaatcttttcttatcttcagatcttgtaagtccaaccgagcattcgtggtatccttcgttttcccttcgatgttcaataacgtaccaatcaaattatcacaaacattcttctcaatgagcattacatcaagtttgtgacgtaacaaaAGTCTCGACCAATAaggaagattgaaaaaaatacttttcttcgtccaattaagagctctcttttttttcttatcctgtattgaaggatgtttactcataactggaaactccaactgatctagttgttctaatatttcatcCCCATTCATCACCATAGGAGGAGCCTTgcgctctacctttccatcgtgtagcctacttctacgccacacgtga
It contains:
- the LOC127150740 gene encoding uncharacterized protein LOC127150740; this encodes MLELQSQPTPEGSQPLSEDEICDQVLSRRQGYSKGLGWGPKPKARRTASASSSSTSYSQSTQKEIELQAKLHEALERIEVQDRNHQALASLVESMKKMIEDLTRAQQGPPHDP